From Streptomyces sp. Edi4, one genomic window encodes:
- a CDS encoding TetR/AcrR family transcriptional regulator — protein sequence MSTVQGARERARIEVTAAIKDEARKQLAADGATKLSLRAVARELGMVSSALYRYFPSRDDLLTALIVDAYDAVGEAAELAHAQQRKAAAPKARWITVCRAVRAWALAHPHEYALIYGTPVPGYTAPEATVGPASRVGLVLLSIVRDAQRGKGIALPPLAAPLRAEAGRMAADLAPDLPPAVAVALVAAWAQLFGLISFEAFGQFHRVVEDREAFFTHAAEQLAFSVGLVLPA from the coding sequence ATGAGCACCGTGCAGGGAGCCCGCGAACGGGCACGGATCGAAGTCACCGCGGCCATCAAGGACGAGGCGAGAAAGCAGCTGGCGGCCGACGGCGCGACCAAGCTCTCCCTCCGCGCCGTCGCCCGCGAACTCGGCATGGTCTCCTCGGCGCTCTACCGCTACTTCCCGAGCAGGGACGACCTGCTGACCGCCCTCATCGTCGACGCCTACGACGCCGTGGGCGAAGCCGCCGAGCTCGCCCACGCCCAGCAGCGCAAGGCCGCCGCGCCCAAGGCCCGCTGGATCACCGTCTGCCGCGCGGTACGCGCCTGGGCGCTGGCCCACCCCCACGAGTACGCCCTCATCTACGGCACCCCCGTGCCCGGCTACACCGCGCCCGAGGCGACCGTGGGCCCCGCCTCGCGCGTCGGCCTGGTGCTGCTGTCCATCGTGCGGGACGCCCAGCGCGGCAAGGGCATCGCGCTGCCCCCGCTGGCCGCGCCGCTGCGTGCCGAGGCCGGGCGGATGGCCGCGGACCTCGCCCCCGACCTGCCGCCCGCGGTGGCCGTCGCGCTCGTGGCGGCCTGGGCGCAGCTGTTCGGCCTCATCTCCTTCGAGGCGTTCGGCCAGTTCCACCGAGTGGTCGAGGACCGCGAGGCGTTCTTCACGCACGCCGCCGAACAGCTCGCCTTCTCGGTCGGCCTGGTACTCCCGGCGTAG
- a CDS encoding nitroreductase family deazaflavin-dependent oxidoreductase, whose protein sequence is MSASASPHVQKPGWFTVNVLNRAVTWMTRRGVSVWGSRVLAVRGRKSGEWRRTPVNLLTVDGAHYLVAPRGHVQWTHNMRAAGGGELHLGEKTEVFTAVEIADDDKPALLRAYLTRWKAEVGAFFDGVGPASSDAELRRVAPDHPVFRVTITTP, encoded by the coding sequence ATGTCCGCATCCGCAAGCCCGCACGTGCAAAAGCCCGGCTGGTTCACCGTCAACGTCCTCAACCGGGCCGTCACCTGGATGACCCGTCGCGGCGTCAGCGTCTGGGGCTCGCGCGTCCTCGCCGTCCGTGGCCGCAAGAGCGGCGAATGGCGGCGCACCCCGGTCAACCTGCTGACCGTCGACGGCGCGCACTATCTGGTGGCGCCGCGCGGGCACGTCCAGTGGACGCACAACATGCGCGCGGCCGGGGGCGGCGAGCTGCACCTGGGCGAGAAGACCGAGGTGTTCACCGCCGTCGAGATCGCCGACGACGACAAGCCCGCCCTGCTGCGCGCCTACCTCACGCGTTGGAAGGCCGAGGTGGGCGCCTTCTTCGACGGCGTGGGGCCGGCGTCGAGCGACGCGGAGCTGCGCCGCGTCGCCCCCGACCACCCGGTCTTCCGCGTCACCATCACGACCCCGTGA
- a CDS encoding geranylgeranyl reductase family protein yields MTDPATEPVWDVVVVGAGPAGASAAHAAASAGRKVLLLEKAELPRYKTCGGGIIGPSRDALPPGFELPLQDRVYAVTFSLKGKLTRTRRSKKMLFGLINRPEFDAGLVALAEKEGAVVRTGVTVSKVEQHGSAVPDRRTVAVILADGETVLARAVVGADGSAGRIGAHVGVKTDQVDLGLEAEIPVPPSVADDWAGRVLIDWGPLPGSYGWVFPKGDTLTVGVISARGEGAATKRYLDDFIARLGLAGFEPAISSGHLTRCRSEDSPLSRGRVLVCGDAAGLLEPWTREGISFALRSGRLAGEWAVRIAESQDAVDARRQALNYAFAIKAGLGVEMAVGRRMLSLFEKRPLLLHAAITGLRPAWKAFADITRGATTLAGLVRTHPMARRALDTVDR; encoded by the coding sequence GTGACGGATCCGGCCACTGAGCCCGTCTGGGACGTCGTGGTGGTCGGCGCCGGACCGGCGGGAGCATCGGCGGCCCACGCGGCGGCCTCGGCGGGGCGCAAGGTACTGCTCCTGGAGAAGGCCGAGCTGCCGCGCTACAAGACCTGTGGCGGCGGCATCATCGGCCCCTCGCGCGACGCGCTGCCCCCCGGCTTCGAGCTCCCCCTCCAGGACCGGGTGTACGCGGTCACCTTCTCCCTGAAGGGGAAGCTGACCCGCACCCGCAGGTCCAAGAAGATGCTGTTCGGCCTGATCAACCGGCCCGAGTTCGACGCGGGCCTGGTCGCGCTCGCCGAGAAGGAGGGCGCCGTGGTCCGCACCGGCGTCACCGTCTCGAAGGTGGAGCAGCACGGCTCGGCCGTCCCCGACCGCCGCACCGTCGCCGTGATCCTCGCCGACGGCGAGACCGTCCTGGCGCGCGCCGTGGTCGGCGCCGACGGCAGCGCGGGCCGCATAGGAGCACACGTCGGCGTCAAGACCGACCAGGTCGACCTGGGCCTTGAGGCCGAGATCCCGGTGCCGCCGAGTGTGGCCGACGACTGGGCGGGGCGGGTGCTCATCGACTGGGGCCCCCTTCCCGGCAGTTACGGATGGGTCTTCCCCAAGGGCGACACCCTGACCGTCGGCGTGATCTCGGCCCGGGGTGAAGGCGCCGCAACCAAGCGCTACTTGGACGACTTCATCGCCCGGCTCGGTCTCGCGGGCTTCGAACCGGCCATCTCCTCGGGCCACTTGACGCGCTGCCGCAGCGAGGACTCGCCGCTCTCCCGTGGCCGGGTCCTGGTCTGCGGCGACGCGGCGGGCCTGCTGGAGCCGTGGACGCGCGAGGGCATCTCCTTCGCCCTGCGCTCGGGCCGGCTCGCGGGGGAGTGGGCGGTGCGCATCGCCGAGTCGCAGGACGCAGTGGACGCCCGCAGGCAGGCCCTGAACTACGCGTTCGCCATCAAGGCCGGCCTCGGCGTCGAGATGGCGGTGGGACGCAGGATGCTGTCGCTCTTCGAGAAGCGCCCGCTGCTGCTGCACGCCGCGATCACCGGTCTGCGCCCGGCCTGGAAGGCCTTCGCCGACATCACGCGCGGCGCCACCACCCTGGCGGGCCTGGTCCGTACGCACCCGATGGCGCGGCGCGCCCTGGACACCGTCGACCGCTGA
- a CDS encoding dipeptidase — translation MTAHPIAETIASLMPRAKAELTELVAFQSVADEAVAPRSECEAAANWVADALRAEGFQDVALLDTPDGSQSVYGLLPGPADAPTVLLYAHYDVQPKLDESAWVTPPFELTERDGRWYGRGAADCKGGFIMHLLALRALKSNGGVPVSVKVIVEGSEEQGTGGLEQYAEAHPDLLTADAIVIGDTGNFRVGLPTVTATLRGMTMIRVSVETLEGNLHSGQFGGAAPDALAALIRVLDSLRDEHGQTVIEGLAADAAWDGLQYPEEEFRQDAKVLDGVSLPGTGTVADRIWARPAVTVIGIDCHPVAGATPSIPASARAQISLRVPPGQDAAEATKLLYAHIEKHVPWNARVTFEQVGQGQPFRADITSPAYTSMAEAMAVAYPGEEMQSSGMGGSIPLCNTLAALYPRAEILLIGLSEPEAQIHAVNESVSPQELERLSVAEAHFLINYARSKRG, via the coding sequence ATGACCGCACATCCGATCGCCGAGACCATCGCCTCCCTGATGCCCCGCGCCAAGGCGGAGCTGACGGAGCTGGTCGCCTTCCAGTCGGTGGCGGACGAGGCGGTGGCACCCAGGAGCGAGTGCGAGGCCGCCGCCAACTGGGTGGCCGACGCGCTGCGCGCCGAGGGATTCCAGGACGTCGCGCTCCTCGACACCCCCGACGGTTCCCAGTCGGTGTACGGGCTGCTGCCCGGCCCCGCCGACGCTCCCACGGTCCTGCTCTACGCGCACTACGACGTGCAGCCCAAGCTGGACGAGTCCGCGTGGGTGACCCCGCCGTTCGAGCTGACCGAGCGCGACGGCCGCTGGTACGGGCGGGGCGCCGCCGACTGCAAGGGCGGGTTCATCATGCACCTGCTCGCGCTGCGCGCCCTCAAGAGCAACGGCGGTGTCCCCGTCTCGGTCAAGGTGATCGTGGAGGGCTCCGAGGAGCAGGGCACGGGCGGCCTCGAACAGTACGCCGAGGCGCACCCCGATCTGCTGACGGCGGACGCGATCGTCATCGGTGACACCGGCAACTTCCGGGTCGGTCTGCCCACGGTGACGGCGACGCTGCGCGGGATGACCATGATCCGCGTGAGCGTCGAGACCCTGGAGGGCAATCTGCACTCGGGCCAGTTCGGCGGCGCCGCACCGGACGCGCTCGCCGCGCTGATCCGCGTCCTGGACTCGCTGCGCGACGAGCACGGCCAGACGGTGATCGAGGGCCTTGCGGCGGACGCCGCGTGGGACGGTCTGCAATACCCGGAGGAGGAGTTCCGGCAGGACGCGAAGGTCCTTGACGGCGTGTCGCTGCCCGGCACCGGCACCGTCGCCGACCGCATCTGGGCCCGCCCGGCCGTCACGGTCATCGGCATCGACTGCCACCCGGTGGCAGGGGCCACGCCGTCCATCCCGGCGAGCGCCCGCGCGCAGATCAGCCTGCGGGTGCCGCCCGGCCAGGACGCGGCCGAGGCGACGAAGCTGCTCTACGCCCACATCGAGAAGCACGTGCCGTGGAACGCCCGGGTCACCTTCGAGCAGGTCGGCCAGGGCCAGCCGTTCCGCGCGGACATCACAAGCCCCGCGTACACCTCGATGGCCGAGGCGATGGCGGTGGCCTACCCGGGTGAGGAGATGCAGTCCTCCGGCATGGGCGGCTCCATCCCGCTGTGCAACACCCTGGCGGCGCTCTACCCGCGGGCGGAGATCCTGCTGATCGGCCTCAGCGAGCCCGAGGCGCAGATCCACGCGGTGAACGAGAGCGTGTCCCCCCAGGAGCTGGAGCGCCTGTCGGTCGCGGAGGCCCACTTCCTCATCAACTACGCCCGGTCCAAGCGCGGTTGA
- a CDS encoding MBL fold metallo-hydrolase: MDLLPVLPRLHMFRFAIGQAYLWRDDDGLTLIDAGDVNAAPAIEDAVRGLGLDPGAIRRIVITHGHRDHYGAAGELAARYGAEVVAHRLDAPVIRGEAPTPEPVLLDWEVPLYEHALTVPQAPPTRVDREVGDGDALGFGDGAFVVHSPGHTDGSMAIHLPRHGVLFTGDGVAGVGQVMLGVFNTDRERALTSFRRLAALGADTVCFGHGDPLTKDAASVMRASADRDSGLQIEHG; encoded by the coding sequence ATGGATCTCCTTCCCGTCCTCCCCCGGCTGCACATGTTCCGCTTCGCCATCGGCCAGGCGTACCTGTGGCGCGACGACGACGGCCTGACGCTCATCGACGCGGGTGACGTGAACGCCGCACCGGCCATCGAGGACGCGGTGCGCGGCCTCGGGCTCGATCCGGGCGCGATCCGGCGGATCGTGATCACGCACGGCCATCGCGACCATTACGGCGCGGCGGGGGAACTCGCCGCGCGGTACGGCGCCGAGGTGGTCGCGCACCGGCTCGACGCGCCGGTGATCCGGGGCGAGGCCCCGACGCCCGAGCCGGTGCTCCTGGACTGGGAAGTGCCGTTGTACGAACACGCGCTGACGGTCCCTCAGGCGCCGCCCACCCGGGTGGACCGCGAGGTGGGCGACGGGGACGCGCTGGGCTTCGGTGACGGCGCGTTCGTCGTCCACTCCCCCGGCCACACCGACGGATCGATGGCCATCCATCTGCCGCGCCACGGCGTGCTGTTCACCGGGGACGGTGTGGCCGGGGTGGGTCAGGTGATGCTGGGCGTCTTCAACACCGACCGGGAGCGGGCGCTCACCTCCTTCCGCCGGCTGGCGGCGCTCGGCGCGGACACCGTCTGTTTCGGGCACGGCGACCCGCTGACGAAGGACGCGGCGTCCGTCATGAGGGCCTCAGCCGACCGGGACTCCGGCCTCCAGATTGAGCACGGTTGA
- a CDS encoding NUDIX domain-containing protein produces MIVWINGAFGAGKTSTARELIDLIPDSTFYDPEVMGGALRHLLPQKLLAQVSDYQDLPIWRRLVVEGAAALHAEVGGVLVVPMTLLRQEYRDEIFGGLASRRIPVRHVVLTQEETILRARIAARVEYPEDAEADEQRVRKWAYEHIEPFRRALGWIAADAHAVDNSVLTPRESAERIAEAVRSGAARACAIVQTPEPTAETLAAGVLLFDEQDRVLLVDPTYKPGWEFPGGVVERGEAPARAGVREVEEELGVRLERVPRLLVIDWEPPRPPGFGGLRLLFDGGTLDSARAGEVLLPGAELRGWRFVSEREAAGLLPPARFERLRWALRARERSTVLNLEAGVPVG; encoded by the coding sequence GTGATTGTGTGGATCAACGGTGCGTTCGGCGCGGGCAAGACGAGCACCGCGCGCGAACTGATCGACCTGATCCCGGACAGCACGTTCTACGACCCCGAGGTGATGGGCGGGGCGCTACGGCATCTGCTGCCGCAGAAACTTCTCGCGCAGGTCAGCGACTACCAGGACCTGCCGATCTGGCGGCGCCTGGTGGTGGAGGGCGCCGCCGCGCTGCACGCCGAGGTCGGCGGCGTACTCGTGGTGCCGATGACGCTCCTGAGACAGGAGTACCGGGATGAGATCTTCGGTGGGCTCGCCTCCCGCCGCATACCCGTACGGCATGTGGTGCTCACTCAGGAGGAAACGATCCTGCGGGCGCGGATAGCGGCCCGCGTGGAGTATCCCGAAGACGCGGAGGCCGACGAACAACGGGTCCGCAAATGGGCGTATGAGCACATCGAGCCCTTCCGGCGCGCGCTCGGCTGGATCGCCGCCGACGCCCACGCCGTCGACAACAGTGTGCTCACGCCCCGCGAGAGCGCCGAGCGCATAGCCGAGGCGGTCCGCTCCGGGGCGGCCCGCGCCTGCGCGATCGTGCAGACCCCCGAGCCCACCGCCGAGACGCTGGCCGCCGGGGTGCTGCTCTTCGACGAACAGGACCGCGTGCTCCTGGTCGACCCCACCTACAAGCCGGGCTGGGAGTTTCCCGGCGGTGTCGTCGAGCGCGGTGAGGCCCCGGCGCGGGCCGGTGTCCGCGAGGTCGAGGAGGAGCTGGGTGTCCGGCTGGAGCGCGTACCGCGCCTTCTGGTCATCGACTGGGAGCCGCCGCGGCCTCCCGGCTTCGGCGGCCTGCGGCTGCTCTTCGACGGCGGCACGCTCGACAGCGCGCGGGCCGGTGAGGTGCTGCTGCCCGGCGCCGAACTGCGCGGCTGGCGTTTCGTCAGCGAGCGGGAGGCGGCGGGACTGCTGCCGCCCGCCCGGTTCGAGCGGCTTCGCTGGGCGCTGCGCGCGCGGGAGCGGTCAACCGTGCTCAATCTGGAGGCCGGAGTCCCGGTCGGCTGA
- a CDS encoding AAA family ATPase: protein MTTVHVMTGLPASGKTTAARELVAAAGGRCRRVSLDDLRAMFDPGSEGRGWSRAAERSVLAVQDASVRETIAAGFDVVVDNTHLTPRVPGRLKAAVAGRARFVVHDFTGVPLQECLRRDAARARPVGDAVIRRLAARHAQAVRAGWRLTAAWLEDTAALAGAEPYTPGASLPSAVLCDIDGTLALGAHRHPYDFTRCGQDGLNGPVRDALIAFRQTHGDRIVLLSGRSEDFRAVTRAWLATHEVPYDELWMRPSGDLRRDDVVKAELFDAYVRHRYRVRVGLDDRDRVVAVWRRLGLPAWQVAPGAF, encoded by the coding sequence ATGACCACCGTGCACGTGATGACCGGACTGCCCGCGTCGGGCAAGACCACCGCCGCACGCGAACTCGTCGCGGCCGCCGGCGGCCGGTGCCGCCGTGTCAGCCTCGATGACCTGCGCGCCATGTTCGACCCCGGCAGCGAGGGGCGCGGCTGGTCGCGGGCCGCGGAACGGAGCGTGCTCGCCGTGCAGGACGCGTCGGTCCGCGAGACCATCGCCGCCGGTTTCGACGTCGTCGTGGACAACACCCATCTCACTCCGCGCGTCCCGGGGCGTCTCAAGGCAGCCGTGGCGGGGCGCGCGCGGTTCGTGGTGCACGATTTCACCGGCGTGCCCCTCCAGGAGTGCCTGCGCCGCGACGCGGCCCGCGCCAGGCCGGTCGGTGACGCCGTCATCCGCCGTCTGGCCGCCCGGCACGCCCAGGCGGTACGCGCCGGCTGGCGGCTCACGGCCGCCTGGCTCGAGGACACAGCGGCCCTGGCCGGAGCCGAGCCGTACACCCCGGGCGCGTCGCTGCCCAGCGCGGTGCTGTGCGACATCGACGGCACGCTCGCCCTCGGCGCGCACCGCCATCCGTACGACTTCACGCGCTGCGGACAAGACGGCCTCAACGGGCCCGTGCGCGACGCCCTGATCGCCTTCCGGCAGACGCACGGGGACAGGATCGTGCTGCTCTCGGGCCGGAGCGAGGACTTCCGGGCGGTGACCCGCGCCTGGCTCGCCACGCACGAGGTGCCCTACGACGAGTTGTGGATGCGGCCCTCCGGCGATCTGCGGCGTGACGACGTCGTGAAGGCCGAGCTGTTCGACGCGTACGTCCGCCACCGCTACCGCGTGCGGGTCGGCCTCGACGACCGCGACCGTGTGGTCGCGGTGTGGCGCCGTCTGGGGCTGCCCGCCTGGCAGGTGGCTCCGGGCGCCTTCTGA
- a CDS encoding ROK family protein, translating to MHTDLVAALDIGGTKIAGALVDAGGRILLRAQRPTPAHEDGDTVMRAAEEVIAELTGSPWWERTGAVGIGSAGPVDASTGTVSPVNIPGWRGFPLVERVRAVTGGLDVELVGDGVAMTAAEHWLGAARGHDNALCMVVSTGVGGGLVLDGKLRPGPTGNAGHIGHISVDLDGETCPCGGRGCVERIASGPNIARRALDNGWRPGPDGDTSAAAVARAARSKGPVALASFERAARALAAAIAATATLVEIDIAVIGGGVAGAGDVLFSPLRRALRDYATLSFVQRLTVAPALTGTDAGLVGAAAAASARRSPEAALLK from the coding sequence ATGCACACCGACCTCGTCGCCGCGCTCGACATCGGCGGCACCAAGATCGCCGGAGCCCTGGTGGACGCGGGGGGCCGCATCCTGCTGCGGGCACAGCGGCCGACCCCCGCCCATGAGGACGGCGACACGGTGATGCGCGCGGCCGAAGAGGTCATCGCCGAATTGACCGGGTCCCCGTGGTGGGAGCGTACGGGCGCCGTCGGCATCGGCAGCGCGGGACCCGTGGACGCCTCCACCGGGACGGTCAGTCCCGTCAACATCCCTGGCTGGCGCGGTTTTCCGCTGGTCGAGCGGGTGCGCGCGGTGACCGGCGGGCTCGATGTGGAACTGGTCGGCGACGGCGTCGCGATGACGGCCGCCGAGCACTGGCTCGGCGCCGCCCGGGGCCATGACAACGCCCTGTGCATGGTCGTGTCGACCGGCGTCGGCGGCGGCCTCGTACTCGACGGCAAGCTGCGCCCGGGCCCCACAGGCAACGCGGGCCATATCGGCCACATCAGCGTCGACCTCGACGGCGAGACCTGCCCCTGCGGCGGACGCGGCTGTGTGGAACGGATCGCGAGTGGTCCCAACATCGCCCGCCGCGCTCTGGACAACGGCTGGCGCCCGGGTCCCGACGGCGACACCTCGGCCGCCGCCGTCGCCCGCGCCGCCCGGTCCAAAGGCCCGGTCGCCCTCGCCTCCTTCGAGCGCGCCGCCCGGGCGCTGGCCGCCGCGATCGCCGCGACCGCGACGCTCGTCGAGATCGACATCGCCGTCATCGGCGGGGGAGTGGCCGGCGCGGGCGACGTCCTCTTCAGCCCGCTGCGCCGGGCGCTGCGCGACTACGCCACGCTCTCCTTCGTCCAGCGCCTCACCGTGGCGCCGGCCCTGACGGGCACGGACGCGGGCCTGGTGGGCGCGGCCGCGGCGGCCTCGGCGCGGCGCTCGCCCGAGGCGGCACTCCTCAAGTGA
- a CDS encoding LacI family DNA-binding transcriptional regulator, giving the protein MADNARHSELRYGNRPTMKDVAARAGVGLKTVSRVVNGEAGVTPDTERRVQEAIEALGFRRNDSARVLRKGRTASIGLVLEDLADPFYGPLSRAVEEVAREHGALLINGSSAEDAEREQELVLAFCARRVDGLIVIPAGCDHRYLEPEIKAGVATVFVDRPAGGIEADVVLSDSFGGARAGVAHLIAHGHRRIGFIGDQPRIHTATERLRGYHAAMAEAGLPVEDAWVSLGSTSPERVRDAAESMLEGPSGVTALFAGNNRVTVTAVRVLAGRAHPVALVGFDDIELADLLGITVISQDAATLGRTAAELLFRRLDGAEEKPARVVLPTALIQRGSGELPPPAGA; this is encoded by the coding sequence GTGGCCGACAATGCCCGCCACTCCGAGCTCCGCTACGGCAACCGTCCGACGATGAAGGACGTCGCCGCGCGCGCCGGTGTCGGCCTCAAGACGGTGTCCCGGGTGGTCAATGGCGAGGCCGGCGTGACGCCCGACACCGAGCGCCGGGTGCAGGAGGCCATCGAGGCGCTGGGCTTTCGGCGCAACGACAGCGCGCGGGTGCTGCGCAAGGGGCGTACGGCCTCGATCGGCCTGGTGCTCGAAGACCTCGCCGACCCCTTCTACGGGCCGCTCAGCCGCGCCGTGGAGGAGGTCGCGCGGGAACACGGGGCGCTGCTCATCAACGGTTCGAGCGCCGAGGACGCGGAGCGGGAGCAGGAACTGGTGCTCGCGTTCTGCGCCCGCCGGGTCGACGGCCTCATCGTGATCCCGGCGGGCTGCGACCATCGCTATCTCGAACCGGAGATAAAGGCGGGCGTGGCCACGGTGTTCGTGGACCGGCCGGCCGGCGGGATCGAGGCCGACGTGGTCCTGTCCGACAGTTTCGGGGGCGCCCGCGCGGGCGTGGCCCATCTCATCGCGCACGGCCACCGCAGGATCGGATTCATCGGCGACCAGCCCCGCATCCACACGGCCACCGAGCGTCTGCGCGGCTATCACGCGGCCATGGCCGAGGCGGGGCTGCCGGTCGAGGATGCCTGGGTCTCGCTCGGCTCGACCTCTCCCGAGCGGGTGCGGGACGCGGCCGAGTCGATGCTGGAGGGGCCTTCGGGGGTCACCGCCCTGTTCGCCGGCAACAACCGGGTGACGGTCACGGCCGTACGGGTCCTCGCGGGCCGCGCGCACCCGGTGGCCCTGGTCGGGTTCGACGACATCGAACTGGCCGACCTGCTCGGCATCACCGTCATCTCGCAGGACGCCGCCACCCTCGGCCGCACCGCCGCCGAACTGCTCTTCCGGCGCCTCGACGGCGCCGAGGAGAAGCCTGCCCGGGTGGTCCTGCCCACGGCCCTGATCCAGCGGGGCTCGGGCGAACTGCCGCCGCCGGCCGGCGCGTAG
- a CDS encoding serine/threonine-protein kinase, translated as MSTGESQLLAGRYRVVERLGRGGMGVVWRAHDDVLGREVAVKELRAYNDASAPELGDLRLRMQREARAAARVRHPSVIAVHDVTEHEGRPVIVMELIDGPSLDGVLSERGVLEPAEAAAIGVSVLEALAAAHRVGVLHRDVKPGNVLLDASGRVVLTDFGIAAMEDPSDGSGIPAQPSAGGTSQRKLTRTGELVGSLDYLAPERAQGQDPGPASDVWALGATLYAAVEGTVPFRRTSTWSTLNAIVVEPLPQPRRAGPLGPVLALLMDKDPDRRPDAAAAARLLAEIATAPGATGPTAVRTAPLRPGARGAEAPRSATVRDVAPHRPQGFGPAPAPEPAPSAVTPPGFGPPVSAAPPAPTVPSASAPPVEGRRRRTPLVAAAAAAVVLIGGAGYALLGQGNTGGGQRASGSAAGASPGAADDQVGAAGLSSPGPSARKTPNSPTPSVSSGDVKPSRKGDAGKADAKNDATRTPEPKKSTPGAPATASPGGGAGDTAPPAGSCHAIAGGKFDCQVWRAAKSIRQDGGAAGVLNAGTNYFYCQADLGRRETYGKWTNTWWARTDDDSGHKSVYVSVVYVKGGDNNQPVPGLKVC; from the coding sequence GTGTCCACGGGGGAGAGCCAACTACTGGCCGGCCGGTACCGGGTCGTCGAACGGCTCGGCCGCGGCGGCATGGGCGTCGTGTGGCGTGCCCACGACGACGTGCTCGGCCGCGAGGTCGCCGTCAAGGAACTGCGCGCCTACAACGACGCCTCAGCGCCCGAACTGGGCGATCTTCGGCTGCGGATGCAGCGTGAGGCGCGCGCCGCGGCCCGGGTGCGTCATCCCTCGGTGATCGCCGTCCATGACGTCACCGAGCACGAGGGCCGTCCCGTCATCGTCATGGAACTCATCGACGGCCCCTCGCTCGACGGCGTCCTGAGCGAGCGTGGCGTCCTGGAGCCGGCCGAGGCCGCCGCCATCGGCGTCAGCGTCCTCGAAGCGCTGGCCGCCGCCCACCGGGTGGGAGTCCTGCACCGCGACGTGAAGCCCGGCAACGTGCTGCTCGACGCCTCGGGCCGGGTCGTCCTCACCGACTTCGGCATCGCCGCCATGGAGGACCCGAGCGACGGTTCCGGGATCCCCGCCCAGCCTTCGGCCGGGGGCACCTCGCAGCGCAAGCTCACCCGCACCGGCGAACTGGTCGGCTCCCTGGATTACTTGGCGCCGGAACGGGCCCAGGGCCAGGACCCCGGACCCGCATCCGACGTCTGGGCGCTCGGCGCCACCCTGTACGCGGCCGTCGAGGGCACCGTCCCCTTCCGCCGCACCTCCACCTGGTCCACCCTCAACGCCATCGTCGTCGAGCCGCTGCCCCAGCCGCGCCGCGCGGGCCCGCTGGGGCCCGTGCTCGCGCTTCTCATGGACAAGGACCCCGACCGGCGGCCCGACGCCGCCGCGGCGGCGCGGCTGCTCGCGGAGATCGCCACGGCCCCGGGGGCGACGGGACCGACCGCCGTGCGCACCGCGCCGCTACGGCCTGGCGCGCGAGGGGCCGAGGCGCCCCGCAGTGCCACGGTGCGCGATGTGGCGCCGCACCGGCCCCAGGGCTTCGGGCCCGCGCCGGCCCCGGAACCGGCGCCGAGCGCGGTGACACCCCCGGGCTTCGGGCCGCCGGTGAGCGCGGCCCCGCCCGCGCCAACGGTCCCATCGGCCTCGGCGCCACCGGTCGAAGGACGCCGACGCCGCACGCCGCTGGTAGCGGCCGCCGCGGCAGCCGTCGTCCTCATCGGCGGCGCCGGATACGCACTCCTCGGCCAGGGGAACACCGGCGGCGGGCAGCGGGCGTCCGGGTCGGCCGCCGGCGCGTCACCGGGCGCGGCGGACGACCAGGTCGGCGCCGCGGGCCTGTCGAGCCCCGGGCCCTCCGCGCGCAAGACGCCCAACTCGCCCACGCCGTCGGTGAGTTCGGGCGACGTGAAGCCGTCACGCAAGGGCGACGCGGGCAAGGCGGACGCCAAGAACGACGCCACCAGGACGCCCGAACCGAAGAAGAGCACCCCCGGCGCCCCTGCCACGGCGTCCCCGGGCGGCGGCGCGGGTGACACGGCGCCGCCGGCCGGCAGCTGCCACGCGATCGCCGGCGGCAAGTTCGACTGCCAGGTGTGGCGCGCCGCGAAGTCCATCCGCCAGGACGGCGGCGCGGCGGGCGTGCTCAACGCGGGCACCAACTACTTCTACTGCCAGGCCGACCTCGGCCGCCGCGAGACGTACGGGAAGTGGACCAACACCTGGTGGGCCAGGACCGATGACGACAGCGGCCACAAGAGCGTGTACGTGAGCGTGGTCTATGTGAAGGGCGGCGACAACAACCAGCCGGTGCCGGGCCTGAAGGTCTGCTGA